Proteins from a genomic interval of Actinoalloteichus hymeniacidonis:
- a CDS encoding diacylglycerol/lipid kinase family protein translates to MRALLVTNPQATTTTTATRDVLAHALASTVKLELVETRYRGHAADAAAQARQDGLDLVVALGGDGTVNEVVNGLLREGLGDDVPKLAVVPGGSANVFARALGMSRDPVEATHQLLQAVESRRSRRVGLGRVDDRWFTFNAGLGWDADVVEAVERQRESGRVATPLRYARIAFGRYLRSAIRKPSLTVELPGREPISGCHLAFVCNTDPWTYLGPWPMHTNPDCSFDGGLGVFALNTMRAPTVIRHLTQVFAGTKYGPRGARLLREDDVPSVVVRCDRPMGLQVDGDFLGRHEEVRFNAAPNALEVVA, encoded by the coding sequence GTGCGCGCCCTCCTCGTCACCAATCCGCAGGCCACCACCACGACGACCGCAACGCGGGACGTCCTGGCCCACGCCTTGGCGAGCACCGTCAAGTTGGAGTTGGTGGAGACGAGGTATCGCGGTCACGCCGCCGATGCCGCCGCGCAGGCCAGGCAGGACGGGCTGGACCTCGTCGTCGCGCTCGGCGGCGACGGCACGGTCAACGAGGTGGTCAACGGCCTGCTTCGCGAGGGCCTCGGCGACGACGTCCCGAAGCTGGCCGTGGTGCCGGGTGGCTCGGCGAATGTGTTCGCTCGCGCCCTGGGGATGTCGCGCGATCCGGTCGAGGCCACCCACCAACTCCTCCAGGCGGTGGAGTCGCGCCGCTCTCGTCGGGTCGGATTGGGGCGGGTGGACGATCGCTGGTTCACCTTCAATGCGGGACTCGGCTGGGATGCCGATGTCGTAGAAGCGGTGGAACGGCAACGCGAGTCGGGCCGAGTGGCGACTCCGCTTCGCTACGCGAGGATCGCGTTCGGTCGTTATCTGCGTTCCGCGATACGAAAGCCGAGTCTCACCGTGGAGTTGCCCGGTCGAGAGCCGATTTCCGGTTGTCATCTCGCATTCGTCTGCAACACCGACCCCTGGACCTATCTCGGTCCGTGGCCGATGCACACCAATCCCGACTGCTCCTTCGATGGGGGACTGGGAGTGTTCGCACTGAACACGATGCGCGCGCCCACGGTGATCCGGCATCTCACACAGGTTTTCGCGGGTACGAAGTACGGTCCGCGCGGCGCCCGACTACTACGCGAGGACGACGTCCCGAGTGTTGTGGTGCGTTGTGACCGTCCGATGGGTCTTCAGGTCGACGGTGACTTCCTTGGTCGCCACGAAGAAGTTCGCTTTAATGCAGC
- a CDS encoding bis-aminopropyl spermidine synthase family protein: MNHQIAEDGIDHSTSDPSAAVAELIRAAGVHGLRFRRVLAMLLTDWQSLDDVIRGPAMPRRTVEELLSAVGDDLARRSVDGRELFRIPAPLADEYRRRFALAELPAPVEPVSASVELPDSVRSAVRADIAEVPPPLAALDHVQATPDSVLRRAAWLTSQYELDGAEVLFLGDHDLTSLALAGLRPELSITVVDVDDRVLAHIDRIAEARGLRVRCLHADLRFGLPPSVLAGSDLVFTDPPYTPEGIGLFAARAVECLRDSGGRVLIAYGYSDRTPALGFAVQQRLQRLGMLFEAIVPDFDRYEGAQAVGSASDLYVCRPVGSGKSARRGDNRIYTHGPQSSESGGTLSEAALDALQRLVAPAGGSTSDDAGPQCPLPVSTADWSAPSTTAAAVIDAQGDPGPWLSRVLAATNAQRLAVLVRNNHPDLVDAAAQQALRELVAAKYSLRFHRSTPDGKHAVVVATSATGETASPAGALLRKAHGRIANVWREALVQRESALGRTLTKNQARDLVRATAPRAEELDLRLIDLPRHRIAAVLAAADATPTGPGDVE, translated from the coding sequence ATGAACCACCAGATCGCCGAGGACGGCATCGACCACAGCACCTCGGATCCCTCGGCGGCGGTGGCGGAGCTGATCCGCGCCGCCGGGGTGCACGGCCTGCGATTCCGCCGCGTGTTGGCCATGCTGCTGACGGATTGGCAGTCGCTCGACGATGTGATCCGAGGCCCCGCGATGCCCCGCCGTACCGTGGAAGAGCTGCTCAGCGCGGTGGGCGACGACCTGGCGCGCCGCTCGGTCGATGGTCGCGAGCTGTTCCGCATCCCCGCCCCGCTCGCCGACGAGTACCGACGGCGGTTCGCGCTCGCCGAGCTGCCCGCCCCGGTCGAGCCGGTCTCGGCCTCGGTGGAATTGCCGGATTCGGTGCGCTCGGCGGTCCGGGCGGACATCGCCGAGGTGCCCCCGCCGCTGGCCGCACTGGATCACGTCCAGGCCACCCCGGACAGTGTGTTGCGCCGCGCGGCATGGCTGACATCACAGTACGAACTGGACGGGGCCGAGGTGCTGTTCCTCGGCGACCACGATCTGACGTCGCTCGCCCTGGCGGGACTGCGTCCGGAGCTGTCCATCACCGTCGTCGACGTCGACGACCGGGTGCTGGCCCACATCGACCGTATCGCCGAGGCACGGGGTCTGCGGGTGCGCTGTCTGCATGCCGACCTGCGGTTCGGTCTGCCACCGTCGGTGCTCGCGGGCAGCGATCTGGTCTTCACCGACCCGCCTTACACACCGGAGGGCATCGGACTCTTCGCGGCCAGGGCAGTCGAGTGTCTGCGGGATTCCGGTGGGCGCGTGCTCATCGCCTACGGCTACAGCGATCGGACGCCCGCACTCGGGTTCGCGGTGCAGCAACGCCTTCAGCGGCTCGGCATGCTCTTCGAGGCGATCGTCCCCGACTTCGACCGGTACGAGGGTGCGCAGGCGGTCGGCAGCGCCAGCGATCTGTATGTCTGTCGGCCGGTCGGCTCCGGGAAGAGCGCCCGGCGAGGCGACAACCGGATCTACACGCACGGCCCGCAGTCCAGCGAGTCGGGCGGCACGCTCTCCGAGGCGGCGCTGGACGCACTACAGCGTCTGGTGGCGCCCGCAGGCGGATCGACGTCGGATGACGCCGGTCCGCAATGCCCGCTTCCGGTGTCAACGGCAGATTGGTCCGCTCCCAGCACCACGGCCGCCGCCGTGATCGACGCACAGGGCGATCCGGGACCGTGGTTGTCGCGGGTGCTGGCCGCGACCAATGCCCAGCGGCTCGCCGTGTTGGTGCGCAACAACCATCCGGACCTCGTCGATGCGGCCGCCCAGCAGGCGCTACGCGAACTCGTCGCCGCGAAGTACTCACTGCGATTCCACCGAAGCACACCGGACGGCAAGCACGCCGTCGTGGTGGCCACCTCGGCGACCGGCGAGACCGCCTCGCCTGCCGGTGCGCTGTTGCGCAAGGCGCACGGCCGCATCGCCAACGTGTGGCGGGAGGCGCTGGTCCAGCGGGAGTCGGCCCTGGGACGGACCTTGACCAAGAACCAGGCCCGAGACCTGGTGCGGGCCACGGCGCCCCGGGCCGAGGAGTTGGATCTGCGGTTGATCGACCTGCCTCGACACCGCATCGCCGCAGTACTCGCCGCCGCCGACGCCACCCCGACCGGGCCGGGCGACGTCGAGTGA
- a CDS encoding sensor domain-containing protein: MTVVRKRLTQVLRATSYSLTTLCTFPAAVLGFCLLLVSVALIPVGVGIVATPAVLVALRWLSNLERRRAGRYLGTPVEARPLSLGGGITGLRQAIADPSSLRDAGWTLVQFTAVTLAGVLALAMAAVPFLSIALLGTWQLFPEPISVFAGIEINNWLVAATLLPAQAIGIGALGLLVVPLLAKIQAEMSRNVLASTAAQPARGLATGLAEAGARTA, translated from the coding sequence ATGACCGTCGTGCGGAAGCGGCTTACCCAGGTACTGCGCGCCACCAGTTACTCGCTGACGACCCTGTGCACGTTTCCGGCTGCCGTGCTCGGGTTCTGTCTGCTGCTGGTCAGCGTGGCGTTGATCCCGGTAGGTGTAGGGATCGTCGCGACCCCGGCGGTCCTGGTGGCGCTGCGTTGGTTGAGCAACCTGGAGCGCCGTCGGGCGGGTCGGTACCTCGGTACGCCGGTCGAGGCCCGCCCGCTGTCGCTCGGTGGCGGCATCACCGGACTTCGGCAGGCGATCGCCGATCCGTCGAGCCTCCGGGACGCCGGCTGGACCCTGGTGCAGTTCACCGCCGTGACGCTGGCCGGAGTGCTGGCGCTGGCCATGGCCGCGGTGCCGTTCCTCTCGATCGCCCTGCTCGGGACCTGGCAGCTGTTCCCCGAGCCGATCAGCGTGTTCGCAGGCATCGAGATCAACAACTGGCTGGTGGCCGCGACCCTGCTGCCCGCGCAGGCCATCGGCATCGGGGCGCTCGGCTTGCTGGTGGTCCCGCTGCTGGCCAAGATCCAAGCCGAGATGAGCCGCAACGTGCTCGCCAGCACGGCCGCCCAGCCCGCACGCGGACTGGCGACGGGTTTGGCCGAGGCCGGCGCCCGGACCGCCTGA
- a CDS encoding NAD(P)-dependent malic enzyme, which produces MTALNDQATGQLTDEEIFSAHEGGKLGVSVRTSLADSRALSIAYTPGVAQVSSAIARDAALVKDYTWTNRLVAVVSDGTAVLGLGDIGPRASLPVMEGKAALFKAFGDLDAIPLVLDTTDVDEIVETLVRLRPSFGAVNLEDVAAPRCFELEERLIEALDCPVMHDDQHGTAIVVLAALRGAANVLARELTGLRVVVSGAGAAGVACADILVAAGIADVTVLDSKGIVGSGRTDLNPVKTRLAATTNPTGRTGGLDEALTGADVFVGVSSAKVEEASLALMAPDGIVFALSNPDPEVHPDIARRHAAVVATGRSDFPNQINNVLAFPGIFAGALNAGARRITQRMKLAAADAIASVAADELAAERIVPSALDPRVAPAVADAVARAAEREPAAG; this is translated from the coding sequence GTGACCGCACTGAACGATCAGGCGACCGGCCAGTTGACCGACGAGGAGATCTTCTCAGCCCACGAAGGCGGCAAACTCGGGGTGAGCGTGCGCACCTCGCTGGCCGACTCCCGGGCGTTGTCCATCGCCTACACCCCGGGAGTGGCGCAGGTCAGCAGCGCCATCGCCCGAGACGCCGCCTTGGTCAAGGACTACACCTGGACGAACAGGCTCGTCGCCGTGGTCAGCGACGGCACCGCCGTCCTCGGACTCGGCGACATCGGCCCCCGAGCGTCGCTGCCGGTGATGGAGGGCAAGGCCGCCCTGTTCAAGGCGTTCGGCGATCTGGACGCCATCCCGCTCGTCCTCGACACCACCGACGTCGATGAGATCGTCGAGACGCTGGTCCGGCTGCGGCCGTCCTTCGGCGCGGTCAACCTGGAGGACGTGGCCGCCCCGCGCTGCTTCGAACTCGAGGAGCGGCTGATCGAGGCCCTGGACTGCCCGGTCATGCACGACGACCAGCACGGCACCGCGATCGTGGTGCTCGCCGCCCTGCGTGGGGCGGCGAATGTCCTGGCCCGGGAACTCACGGGTCTGCGCGTCGTGGTCTCCGGGGCGGGGGCGGCAGGCGTGGCCTGCGCCGACATCCTCGTCGCGGCGGGGATCGCCGATGTCACGGTGTTGGACTCGAAGGGCATCGTCGGTTCCGGACGAACCGACCTGAACCCGGTCAAGACCAGGCTCGCGGCCACGACGAACCCCACCGGACGCACCGGCGGACTCGACGAGGCCTTGACCGGCGCCGATGTCTTCGTCGGGGTCTCCTCCGCCAAGGTCGAGGAGGCATCCCTGGCGCTGATGGCCCCGGACGGCATCGTCTTCGCGCTGTCCAACCCGGACCCGGAGGTGCACCCGGATATCGCACGCAGGCATGCGGCGGTGGTCGCCACCGGCCGTAGTGACTTCCCCAACCAGATCAACAACGTGCTCGCTTTCCCCGGTATTTTCGCCGGGGCACTGAACGCGGGTGCCCGACGGATCACCCAGCGGATGAAGTTGGCGGCGGCGGATGCGATCGCTTCGGTGGCCGCCGACGAACTCGCCGCCGAGCGCATCGTCCCCAGCGCGCTGGACCCCCGCGTCGCACCGGCGGTGGCCGACGCGGTCGCCAGGGCCGCAGAGCGGGAACCGGCCGCTGGATGA
- a CDS encoding GNAT family N-acetyltransferase, which produces MTERSAACDPTLRSARPRDWPAIWPIWHRVVAEGRTYTWDPETEESTAVGLWMLPAPARVYVAELDEGAGPVVVGTALLKPVQAGLGDHIANASFMIDPDYAGRGLGRTLGRHVIAEAEAAGYRAMQFNAVVETNSAAVRLWKSLGFEVLTTVPEAFRHPEHGLVGLHVMHRRLAEPS; this is translated from the coding sequence GTGACCGAGCGGTCCGCAGCGTGCGATCCCACGCTGCGCTCGGCCCGGCCGAGAGACTGGCCTGCGATCTGGCCGATCTGGCATCGCGTCGTCGCCGAGGGCCGGACCTACACCTGGGACCCGGAGACCGAGGAATCCACCGCCGTCGGACTGTGGATGCTGCCGGCGCCCGCACGGGTGTACGTCGCCGAGCTCGACGAGGGCGCCGGGCCCGTGGTGGTGGGAACCGCGCTGCTCAAACCGGTGCAGGCCGGGTTGGGCGACCACATCGCCAATGCCTCGTTCATGATCGACCCGGATTACGCGGGGCGCGGCCTCGGGCGGACGCTGGGGCGACATGTCATCGCCGAGGCCGAGGCGGCCGGGTACCGCGCGATGCAGTTCAACGCCGTGGTGGAGACCAACAGCGCCGCCGTTCGGCTGTGGAAGTCCCTGGGATTCGAGGTGCTCACCACGGTTCCCGAGGCCTTTCGACACCCGGAGCACGGCCTGGTCGGTCTGCACGTGATGCATCGGCGGCTGGCCGAACCGAGCTGA
- a CDS encoding alpha/beta hydrolase — MIDPPHQAGNRVYAEFDQAELDREYSPSSCVDDLQGLLAAYSEASARARSQRRVHLDVAYGPEPDHRLDLFPSARTSAPLQVFVHGGYWQELSKSDASFPALDLIPAGVAFASIGYGLAPARSLDEMVASVQRAVWWLIENAQRWGVDPRRIHLAGSSAGAHLMAMALCDGLLPDGRAASDVVAGATLLSGVYDLEPIRLTYVNEPLGLTRESARRNSPIHRLPRGLPPLIVARGGAETSEFARQHEDLVHSARTAGGQVTDLVVPHRNHFDLPFDLADPNSELGCAVLDQLGVAAETGRQRPAEIEPD, encoded by the coding sequence ATGATCGACCCGCCGCACCAGGCAGGCAACCGGGTCTACGCCGAGTTCGACCAGGCCGAGCTGGATCGCGAATACTCCCCGAGCTCGTGTGTGGACGATCTCCAAGGCCTCCTCGCCGCCTATTCGGAGGCCAGCGCACGGGCCAGATCGCAGCGGCGGGTCCATCTCGATGTCGCCTACGGCCCCGAACCCGATCATCGGCTCGATCTCTTCCCCTCGGCTCGGACCTCGGCCCCGTTGCAGGTGTTCGTGCACGGCGGCTATTGGCAGGAGTTGAGTAAGAGCGATGCCTCCTTCCCCGCCTTGGATCTGATTCCCGCCGGGGTCGCCTTCGCCTCGATCGGCTATGGATTGGCGCCCGCGCGCTCGCTGGACGAGATGGTGGCCTCGGTGCAGCGTGCGGTGTGGTGGCTGATCGAGAACGCCCAGCGGTGGGGCGTGGACCCTCGGCGCATTCACCTGGCGGGCAGTTCGGCGGGCGCCCATCTGATGGCGATGGCGCTCTGCGATGGCCTGCTGCCGGACGGGCGCGCCGCCTCGGATGTCGTCGCGGGCGCCACCCTGCTCAGCGGGGTGTACGACCTGGAGCCGATCCGGCTGACCTATGTCAACGAGCCGTTAGGGCTGACCAGGGAATCGGCGCGGCGGAACAGCCCGATCCATCGGCTTCCGCGCGGGCTGCCCCCGCTGATCGTGGCCCGAGGGGGCGCCGAGACCTCGGAGTTCGCCCGGCAACACGAGGATCTCGTCCACTCGGCCCGCACGGCCGGGGGTCAGGTCACCGATCTGGTCGTCCCGCATCGCAACCACTTCGATCTGCCGTTCGATCTGGCCGATCCGAACAGCGAGCTGGGCTGCGCGGTGCTCGATCAACTGGGGGTGGCGGCCGAAACGGGCCGGCAGCGACCCGCCGAGATCGAGCCGGACTAA
- a CDS encoding sensor domain-containing protein — MTDQVEQLGSLGDADVLDRNTALSAFDVPAVYCDPLGLIQAVNEDFVRLVRATSATTLIGGKLDIVGDSDGGPDRLVCTDGGNLPVRVVPLPAESGENQGRTVLLIALNPTAPVPESSVQDELRRLRDVQIDAGIGSFEYRLSDGVGRWSPGLFVLHGLDPDGAPLDFAGIVDMLHPDDRERLIHLAAEQAERLEDFVFEYRVQHLDGRQRRLLAKAAITKDADGVPDMLVGFAADVTEQRTAAEALAEERAWLLEAQRIARLGSFTLDESATARRSSEVLREKLLELTGQDEKLLTAVHPEDRDLAVSLLDKVDGLAGEVELRDRSGTRRYACRIRAELDADGKVIRRHGTVQDVTAQRELEAELRAERRRLFDAERGAGLGFWSWDPGSDRVSWSPVLREIFGVDEDLEITYQRYLEGVHPEDRTTVEALWHTLLIDKQPSECEHRVVRGDGTIRVVRCTGAITLEADGSPRVVGITQDLTGQRAVEAKVRTSTQRFADLVSIAPIGIGIFDDQERMIDANEALCDLLGYELDQLRGMSGEQLTHPQDRQARERSVARVAQSEAKMTKVPQRLLVRADGEPVYCELHVSRSEQDDGRLFWLIIFQDITERRRAAEALRHQATHDDLTGLPNRAAVKEQLAGLLSGPDGSRVAVLFCDIDNFKRVNDSLGHDAGDELLVALARRLEGGLPPSCTASRLSGDEYVVICSDIDAVGGVDALATRVAGLLRTAVPVHGQLVRVSASIGAAVPNGSRASGADLLRFADAAMFEAKREGAGRVALASAALMASADRQVHLEGQLREALSRDELILHYQPVVGPDGAVQTAEALVRWPHPERGLLAPDVFLPVAEQGDLLRDLDRWVLRTALREASTWPTVDGRQVAVAVNLAGLVPGVPDFVDSVTNAVEESGIDWNQVILELVETSLVDLPSRTRQTMGELVERGVRFAVDDFGTGYSSLARLKDLPAQIIKVDRRFVAGVGNDPSDFAVARAVVDMARAMDRSCVAEGVETATQFHVLRGVGVDAYQGWLFSRPVPAKEFRSVLALGPLHVPRAG; from the coding sequence GTGACCGATCAGGTCGAGCAGCTGGGAAGCCTCGGCGATGCGGATGTTCTCGATCGGAACACCGCACTCTCGGCCTTCGACGTCCCGGCGGTGTACTGCGATCCTCTCGGTTTGATCCAGGCGGTCAACGAGGACTTCGTTCGACTCGTCCGGGCCACCTCGGCGACCACGTTGATCGGCGGCAAGCTCGACATCGTCGGCGACTCCGATGGCGGCCCGGACCGCTTGGTGTGCACGGACGGTGGCAACCTCCCCGTCCGGGTAGTGCCGTTGCCGGCCGAATCGGGTGAAAATCAGGGCCGGACCGTCTTGCTGATCGCGCTGAACCCGACCGCTCCGGTGCCGGAGTCCTCGGTGCAGGACGAACTGCGCAGGCTCCGCGATGTCCAGATCGACGCCGGGATCGGCTCCTTCGAATACCGGCTCTCCGACGGAGTGGGGCGCTGGTCGCCCGGCCTGTTCGTCCTGCACGGCCTCGACCCCGACGGCGCCCCGCTGGACTTCGCGGGCATCGTCGACATGCTGCACCCCGACGATCGGGAGCGACTGATCCACCTGGCCGCCGAACAGGCGGAGCGACTGGAGGACTTCGTCTTCGAGTACCGGGTCCAGCATCTCGACGGCAGGCAGCGCAGGCTGTTGGCCAAGGCCGCCATCACCAAGGACGCCGACGGCGTTCCCGACATGCTCGTCGGCTTCGCCGCCGACGTCACCGAACAACGCACCGCGGCCGAGGCCTTGGCGGAGGAACGCGCCTGGCTGCTGGAGGCGCAGCGCATCGCCAGACTGGGCAGCTTCACCCTGGACGAGTCCGCCACCGCGCGCCGCTCCAGCGAGGTGCTGCGCGAGAAGCTGCTCGAACTCACCGGTCAGGACGAGAAGCTCCTCACCGCGGTGCACCCCGAGGACCGGGACCTGGCCGTCAGCCTGTTGGACAAGGTCGACGGTCTGGCAGGCGAGGTCGAACTGCGCGACCGAAGCGGTACGCGGCGCTATGCCTGCCGGATCCGGGCCGAACTGGACGCCGACGGCAAGGTGATCCGCAGACACGGCACCGTGCAGGACGTGACCGCGCAACGCGAGTTGGAGGCCGAACTCCGAGCGGAACGCCGCAGGCTCTTCGATGCCGAGCGCGGCGCAGGCCTGGGATTCTGGTCCTGGGATCCGGGTTCGGACCGGGTGTCCTGGTCGCCGGTGCTCCGCGAGATCTTCGGCGTCGACGAGGACTTGGAGATCACCTACCAGCGATACCTGGAGGGGGTGCATCCCGAGGACCGGACGACCGTCGAGGCGCTCTGGCACACGCTGCTCATCGACAAACAACCCTCGGAATGCGAACACCGGGTGGTCCGTGGCGATGGCACGATCCGCGTGGTCCGCTGCACCGGGGCGATCACGTTGGAGGCGGACGGCTCGCCCCGGGTCGTCGGCATCACCCAGGACCTCACCGGTCAGCGGGCCGTGGAGGCCAAGGTCCGGACGTCCACGCAGCGGTTCGCCGACCTGGTGTCGATCGCGCCGATCGGCATCGGCATCTTCGACGACCAAGAGCGGATGATCGACGCCAACGAGGCGCTGTGCGACCTGCTGGGTTACGAGCTGGACCAGCTGCGGGGCATGAGCGGCGAACAGCTGACCCACCCGCAGGACCGGCAGGCACGCGAGCGATCGGTGGCCAGGGTCGCGCAGTCCGAGGCCAAGATGACGAAGGTGCCGCAACGGCTGTTGGTCCGCGCCGACGGCGAGCCGGTGTACTGCGAATTACACGTCTCGCGATCCGAGCAGGACGACGGACGGTTGTTCTGGTTGATCATCTTCCAGGACATCACCGAGCGCCGCCGGGCCGCCGAGGCCCTGCGGCATCAGGCGACCCACGACGACCTGACCGGCCTGCCCAACCGGGCCGCCGTGAAGGAACAGCTGGCCGGGCTGCTCAGCGGCCCCGACGGCAGCCGGGTCGCCGTGTTGTTCTGCGACATCGACAACTTCAAGCGGGTCAACGACTCTCTCGGCCACGACGCGGGTGACGAACTGCTGGTCGCGCTCGCCAGACGGCTGGAGGGCGGCCTGCCGCCGAGCTGCACGGCTTCCCGGCTCTCCGGCGATGAGTACGTGGTGATCTGTTCGGACATCGACGCCGTCGGCGGCGTCGACGCGTTGGCCACCCGGGTGGCCGGACTGCTGCGGACGGCCGTCCCGGTGCACGGTCAGCTGGTGCGAGTCTCCGCCTCGATCGGTGCGGCGGTGCCGAACGGCTCCCGGGCCAGCGGCGCCGACCTGTTGCGCTTCGCGGATGCGGCGATGTTCGAGGCCAAACGCGAGGGCGCGGGGCGGGTGGCGTTGGCCAGCGCGGCGTTGATGGCCTCCGCCGATCGCCAGGTGCACCTGGAGGGTCAGCTGCGGGAGGCGCTGAGCCGGGACGAACTCATCCTGCACTACCAACCGGTCGTCGGGCCGGATGGCGCGGTGCAGACCGCGGAGGCGCTGGTCCGCTGGCCGCATCCGGAACGCGGGCTGCTCGCGCCGGACGTGTTCCTGCCGGTGGCCGAACAGGGCGACCTACTGCGTGACCTCGACCGCTGGGTGCTGCGGACCGCGTTGCGCGAGGCGTCGACCTGGCCGACGGTCGACGGCAGACAGGTGGCGGTGGCGGTGAACCTGGCAGGCCTGGTCCCCGGCGTTCCCGACTTCGTCGACTCGGTCACCAACGCGGTGGAGGAGAGCGGGATCGACTGGAACCAGGTGATCCTGGAACTGGTGGAGACCAGCCTGGTGGATCTGCCGTCACGGACCAGACAGACCATGGGTGAGCTGGTGGAACGCGGTGTCCGCTTCGCTGTCGACGACTTCGGCACCGGCTATTCCTCGCTGGCCAGGTTGAAGGATCTACCCGCGCAGATCATCAAGGTCGACCGACGATTCGTGGCCGGGGTCGGCAACGATCCCTCCGACTTCGCCGTGGCGCGGGCGGTCGTGGACATGGCCAGGGCGATGGATCGCAGTTGTGTCGCCGAGGGCGTCGAGACCGCCACCCAGTTCCACGTGCTGCGCGGCGTCGGCGTGGACGCCTATCAGGGTTGGTTGTTCTCGCGTCCGGTGCCTGCCAAGGAGTTTCGCTCCGTCTTGGCGCTCGGACCGCTGCACGTGCCTCGCGCGGGCTGA
- a CDS encoding acid phosphatase, which yields MTADSRPQANSTIYLLRHGETEWSAAGRHTGITDVELTDRGRNQARRAGELLGELRGDAEEPLVLISPRSRATQTAELAGLRGTVLPELAEWDYGDYEGLTTPEIRTRVPDWTVWTHPIPGGESADQVGDRADGVAALARRQAGGRDIVLVAHGHLLRVFLARALGLPPTEGVRFYLRTAAVSILGEERSVTQLLGLNLR from the coding sequence GTGACCGCCGACAGTCGGCCGCAGGCGAACAGCACGATCTACCTGCTGCGGCACGGCGAGACGGAGTGGTCGGCAGCGGGCAGACACACCGGCATCACCGATGTCGAACTCACCGATCGCGGCCGGAATCAGGCTCGCCGGGCAGGCGAACTCCTCGGTGAGCTGCGCGGCGACGCCGAGGAACCGCTGGTCCTGATCAGCCCGAGGAGCCGGGCGACGCAGACCGCGGAGCTGGCCGGGCTGAGAGGCACGGTCCTGCCCGAGCTGGCCGAGTGGGACTACGGGGATTACGAGGGTCTGACCACCCCCGAGATCCGCACCCGGGTGCCGGATTGGACCGTGTGGACCCACCCGATACCCGGTGGCGAGAGTGCCGACCAGGTCGGGGACCGCGCCGACGGGGTGGCGGCGCTGGCCCGTCGGCAGGCTGGCGGTCGCGACATCGTTCTGGTGGCTCACGGACATCTGCTCCGAGTCTTCCTCGCCAGAGCCCTCGGGCTACCGCCCACCGAGGGAGTCCGGTTCTACCTGCGTACCGCCGCCGTCTCCATCCTCGGCGAGGAACGCAGTGTCACCCAATTGCTGGGCCTGAACCTGCGCTGA
- the rfbC gene encoding dTDP-4-dehydrorhamnose 3,5-epimerase, producing the protein MRVQELSIDGAFEFIPTKFPDQRGSFTAPYQEDVFAEAVGYPLRLAQANNSVSRRGVIRGLHFADVPPGQSKYVYCAQGSALDVVVDLRVGSPTFGKFDTVRLDTESPRAVFIPEGLGHAFLALEDDTVVSYLCSTGYRPGHEHGVNPLDPELGLPWPADVPPVLSEKDEQAPSLSEAKSTGLLPDYQECLARYASLRAEANQS; encoded by the coding sequence GTGCGAGTACAAGAGCTGAGCATCGACGGCGCCTTCGAATTCATCCCCACCAAGTTCCCCGACCAGAGAGGATCGTTCACCGCCCCGTACCAGGAGGACGTCTTCGCCGAGGCCGTCGGATACCCGCTGCGGCTCGCGCAGGCCAACAACAGCGTCTCCCGTCGTGGCGTGATCCGGGGACTGCACTTCGCCGATGTCCCGCCGGGGCAGTCCAAGTACGTCTACTGCGCCCAGGGTTCGGCGCTCGACGTCGTGGTGGACCTGCGAGTCGGCTCGCCCACCTTCGGGAAATTCGACACGGTCCGCCTGGACACCGAGTCGCCGCGCGCCGTCTTCATCCCGGAGGGTCTGGGACACGCCTTCCTCGCGTTGGAGGACGACACGGTGGTCTCCTACCTGTGCTCGACCGGCTACCGGCCAGGGCACGAGCACGGGGTCAATCCGCTGGATCCGGAGTTGGGTCTGCCCTGGCCCGCCGACGTCCCGCCGGTGCTCTCCGAGAAGGACGAGCAGGCCCCGTCGTTGAGCGAGGCCAAGTCGACCGGCCTGCTGCCCGACTACCAGGAATGCCTGGCGCGCTATGCGAGCCTGCGCGCCGAGGCGAACCAGTCGTGA